The Sporosarcina ureae genome includes a region encoding these proteins:
- the gpsB gene encoding cell division regulator GpsB, producing the protein MELKLDTKTILEKEFKQAIRGYKQEEVDWFLDDVIQDYETFKKEIARLQEENTRLKSEVNSSQRRSQTPAPQTTNIDIIQRIANLEREVFGDKLVQPEQ; encoded by the coding sequence ATGGAATTAAAGCTGGATACGAAAACGATTTTAGAAAAAGAATTTAAACAAGCCATTCGAGGGTATAAACAAGAGGAAGTGGACTGGTTTTTGGATGATGTCATTCAAGACTATGAAACTTTTAAAAAGGAAATTGCACGTCTACAAGAAGAAAACACGAGATTGAAGTCAGAAGTCAATTCTTCCCAAAGACGTTCTCAAACACCGGCTCCTCAAACAACGAATATTGATATCATTCAGCGCATTGCGAATCTTGAAAGAGAAGTATTTGGCGACAAACTGGTTCAGCCCGAACAGTAA
- a CDS encoding ATP-binding cassette domain-containing protein, which translates to MKDSKDEIVLRGLRENNLKDIDINLPKEQITVFTGLSGSGKSSVVFDTLATESRRQMTLNYPLYVRNQMPRYERPRADLMRHLSPVIVVEQKPVGGNTRSTVGTYMDIHPLIRLLFSRIGTPAIGSATDFSSQSSFGKCPQCNGFGEVVYPDLHKIIDLDKSLREYAVKFKPLSPSGWQGRWMMTGGLFDPDLPIKEYPQDQYNLLIYGPPEGERVFAPFHTKDGPHDHEWDGLLPRFVRLYINRDITKLKQTSQEDVLAVSTHTLCPTCDGSGLNPEVLKSKINGFNIAEYDKLELTELLPELENIQDPLGESIAQQAIPNVQQLIDLGLGYLSLSRKMGTLSGGEAQRVKIARHLGSSLNNISYIFDEPSAGLHPEEVDMLIQMLQSLKANHNTVIVIEHDLSIIKVADEIVEMGPGAGAAGGEIVYQGKPAGLKNASALTKLDHKIEINQHPRESNDHFVVTRANQNNLKDVSIDIPKNVLVSVCGVSGSGKSSLLFEAFSAKYPDIIKVSQGRIGISSRSTLATYMGIMDDIRQILAKETGQPAGLFSFNSLGACPVCDGKGVTTPDVAFADPVTVVCEACEGLRYSDEALSYVYRGKNIAKILELTVDEAKEYFVMPKIVKRMDMLDEVGLHYLTLGQTTSSLSGGEIQRLKLASHLQNEGQIYLLDEPSLGLHMSDNGKLLELFQKIVNKGNSVIIIEHNLDFIAASDWVIELGPGGGKRGGTILFEGTPQEMLSADTLTAKWLKDGV; encoded by the coding sequence GTGAAGGATAGTAAAGATGAGATTGTTTTGCGTGGATTACGAGAAAACAATTTGAAAGATATAGATATAAATTTGCCTAAGGAACAGATTACGGTGTTTACTGGCTTGTCTGGATCAGGCAAAAGTTCGGTAGTGTTTGATACGTTGGCAACGGAGAGTAGACGGCAGATGACGTTGAATTACCCGTTGTATGTACGTAACCAAATGCCTCGTTACGAACGGCCACGTGCGGATCTGATGCGGCATTTGAGCCCTGTTATTGTGGTAGAGCAAAAGCCGGTTGGCGGAAATACTCGCTCGACTGTTGGGACGTATATGGACATTCATCCATTGATTCGTCTATTGTTCTCGCGCATCGGTACACCCGCAATTGGCTCGGCGACGGATTTCTCCAGTCAAAGTTCGTTTGGTAAATGTCCACAGTGTAACGGTTTCGGTGAAGTAGTGTACCCTGACTTGCATAAAATCATCGACTTGGACAAGTCACTCCGAGAATACGCTGTAAAGTTTAAGCCGTTGTCCCCTTCCGGTTGGCAAGGTAGATGGATGATGACAGGCGGTTTATTCGACCCCGATTTACCAATTAAAGAGTACCCGCAAGATCAGTATAATTTATTGATCTACGGACCGCCTGAAGGCGAAAGAGTGTTTGCACCATTCCATACGAAAGATGGTCCGCATGATCATGAATGGGACGGTTTATTACCGAGGTTCGTACGTCTATATATTAATCGAGATATTACGAAACTCAAACAAACGTCTCAAGAAGATGTACTGGCTGTATCGACACATACATTATGCCCCACTTGTGATGGCTCAGGGTTAAATCCAGAAGTGTTGAAGAGTAAAATCAACGGTTTCAATATTGCTGAATACGATAAATTGGAACTAACAGAGCTTCTGCCCGAACTAGAAAATATCCAAGATCCTCTTGGAGAGTCTATTGCACAGCAGGCGATTCCCAATGTGCAGCAATTGATTGATTTGGGACTCGGCTATTTAAGCCTGTCACGAAAAATGGGAACTCTTTCTGGCGGTGAAGCGCAACGAGTAAAAATTGCACGCCATTTAGGGAGCAGTTTAAACAATATTAGTTATATTTTCGATGAGCCAAGCGCAGGTCTTCACCCGGAAGAAGTCGATATGCTTATTCAGATGCTCCAAAGTTTGAAAGCTAACCACAATACCGTCATTGTGATTGAACATGATTTATCCATTATAAAGGTGGCGGATGAAATTGTAGAAATGGGTCCCGGTGCAGGTGCAGCAGGCGGTGAAATCGTCTATCAAGGGAAGCCGGCTGGATTAAAGAATGCTTCTGCATTAACGAAACTGGATCACAAAATAGAAATCAATCAACACCCACGTGAATCAAACGATCATTTTGTCGTGACTAGAGCGAATCAAAATAATCTTAAAGATGTATCCATTGATATTCCTAAAAACGTTCTCGTTTCAGTCTGTGGCGTATCAGGTTCAGGGAAAAGTTCTTTACTATTTGAAGCGTTTTCGGCAAAATACCCCGATATTATTAAAGTAAGCCAAGGCCGTATCGGAATTTCCAGCCGTTCTACGCTAGCTACGTATATGGGAATCATGGATGACATCCGGCAGATCTTGGCAAAAGAAACCGGACAGCCAGCTGGTTTATTCAGCTTTAATTCGTTAGGGGCTTGTCCAGTATGTGACGGGAAAGGCGTCACCACTCCAGATGTGGCGTTTGCGGACCCGGTAACCGTTGTATGCGAAGCTTGTGAAGGATTGCGCTATTCGGATGAAGCTCTTTCTTATGTATACCGCGGGAAAAATATCGCAAAAATCTTGGAATTGACAGTAGACGAAGCGAAAGAATATTTTGTTATGCCCAAGATAGTAAAAAGGATGGATATGCTCGATGAAGTCGGTTTACATTATCTAACGTTAGGACAAACGACGAGTTCATTGAGCGGTGGAGAAATACAGCGACTTAAACTGGCGAGCCACTTACAGAACGAAGGACAAATTTATTTGTTAGATGAACCTTCATTAGGATTGCATATGAGTGACAATGGTAAGCTACTCGAGTTGTTCCAGAAGATTGTAAACAAAGGGAATTCAGTCATCATCATCGAACATAACCTTGACTTCATTGCAGCTAGTGATTGGGTAATCGAGCTAGGTCCGGGCGGTGGAAAACGTGGAGGAACCATTCTCTTTGAAGGCACACCGCAAGAGATGCTGTCTGCTGATACATTGACGGCAAAATGGTTGAAGGATGGTGTGTGA
- a CDS encoding DUF488 domain-containing protein, which produces MPVQIKRVYEEAKKADGMRVLVDRVWPRGMSKEDAQVDEWLKEIGPSKELRQWFDHDPDKFDQFKEKYKEELKSNEEQQEELEKLKDWTIEHKKDITLVFGAKDEKNNQAVVLKEILDRQQV; this is translated from the coding sequence ATGCCAGTTCAGATTAAACGGGTTTACGAAGAGGCGAAGAAAGCAGATGGAATGCGAGTTCTTGTCGATCGTGTTTGGCCACGTGGAATGAGCAAGGAAGATGCACAAGTGGATGAATGGTTAAAAGAAATAGGACCGAGTAAAGAACTTCGTCAATGGTTTGATCATGATCCTGATAAATTTGATCAATTCAAAGAAAAGTATAAAGAAGAATTAAAGAGCAATGAGGAACAGCAAGAAGAGTTAGAGAAGCTGAAAGACTGGACGATAGAACATAAGAAGGACATAACGCTAGTGTTTGGTGCAAAGGATGAAAAAAATAATCAAGCTGTAGTTTTAAAAGAAATCCTGGATCGTCAGCAAGTGTGA
- a CDS encoding helix-turn-helix transcriptional regulator, with protein MQTRLKELRARDGLNQTELAKLAKVSRQTISLIEREEFVPSLLIAKRIAHIFDETIESIFIFDEEEL; from the coding sequence ATGCAGACGAGATTAAAAGAACTACGAGCGCGTGACGGGCTCAATCAAACGGAACTTGCCAAGCTGGCGAAAGTATCCAGACAAACGATTAGTTTAATTGAAAGGGAAGAATTTGTGCCTTCCTTGCTTATTGCGAAACGGATTGCACATATTTTTGATGAGACAATTGAAAGTATTTTTATTTTTGATGAGGAGGAACTATAA
- a CDS encoding ribonuclease H-like domain-containing protein — MSYEQKLMAMKSLLKKTTVVKEVEETFKAPPAPSYEKRWLTTGMEKIENEFGVVYKRVIHYPLDTMHGDFRLGDVKQKLMKWSEADYLHPLAPNAGKLLFFDTETTGLKGAGAVIFLIGLLELQSDEFIMTQYVLPNPDHEAAFLYASELWKEGLTLVTYNGKSFDFPQLQTRWSLHRKLLPPLPVPHQIDLLHGSRRIWKGQMESFKLTEVERTQLGFHRKDDIPGHMAPIIYQDAVKNGRAEILMKVMWHNEWDILSLVTLFSLSTDMVMEETSQSNAQIATNIAKWFQDLGLKDHSYIELQRIAKEYGTSYPMTHYHLGFLLKRHKEFDRAIQSFEIVATYGTGREQVLAYEELAKLYEHQVKDYSLAYARILSADQLLQQSDEFTSRFSHRMTKSLAKREMRVNRKLFPGQAQEAPREEQ, encoded by the coding sequence ATGTCATATGAGCAGAAGCTGATGGCGATGAAGTCGCTGTTGAAAAAGACGACAGTGGTTAAGGAAGTGGAAGAGACTTTCAAGGCACCACCCGCACCAAGCTATGAAAAACGCTGGTTAACAACAGGCATGGAGAAAATAGAAAATGAATTCGGCGTCGTCTATAAGCGTGTGATTCATTATCCGCTCGATACGATGCACGGGGATTTTCGTTTGGGAGATGTGAAGCAAAAGCTGATGAAATGGTCTGAAGCTGATTATTTGCATCCATTAGCCCCAAATGCCGGTAAGCTGCTATTTTTCGATACGGAGACGACCGGTTTGAAAGGCGCTGGTGCTGTCATTTTTCTCATTGGGCTACTGGAATTACAGTCCGATGAATTCATCATGACACAGTATGTGTTGCCGAATCCCGATCATGAAGCGGCATTTCTTTATGCATCAGAATTGTGGAAAGAAGGACTTACACTCGTCACATATAATGGGAAAAGCTTTGATTTCCCTCAACTCCAAACACGTTGGTCATTACATCGGAAACTGTTGCCACCACTGCCTGTCCCGCATCAAATTGATTTGTTACATGGATCGCGCCGAATTTGGAAAGGGCAGATGGAATCATTCAAGTTGACCGAAGTAGAGCGAACGCAGCTAGGCTTTCACCGGAAAGATGATATACCTGGCCATATGGCGCCTATTATTTATCAAGATGCGGTGAAAAATGGTCGCGCAGAAATTTTGATGAAAGTCATGTGGCATAATGAATGGGATATTCTATCGCTTGTGACACTGTTTAGCCTATCCACTGATATGGTCATGGAAGAAACTAGTCAGTCAAATGCCCAAATCGCAACGAATATCGCCAAATGGTTTCAAGATCTCGGTTTGAAAGATCATAGTTATATCGAACTCCAACGAATTGCAAAAGAGTACGGGACGAGTTATCCTATGACGCATTATCATTTAGGTTTTTTACTAAAGCGTCATAAAGAATTCGATCGAGCCATTCAATCATTTGAAATCGTTGCAACGTATGGCACTGGCAGAGAACAAGTACTAGCTTACGAGGAACTAGCAAAGTTATATGAACATCAAGTAAAGGATTACTCGCTTGCATATGCGCGCATACTAAGTGCGGATCAACTATTGCAGCAATCCGATGAATTTACTTCACGTTTTAGTCATCGGATGACGAAGTCTTTAGCAAAACGGGAAATGCGAGTGAATAGAAAACTATTTCCTGGGCAAGCGCAAGAAGCGCCACGAGAAGAACAATAG
- a CDS encoding DUF3169 family protein — protein MRMIIWTLVGAVVGFFGMYAALSIDFKAGFSPIGFELNIVLIAITLLLFVFIAVSSTQMKKKAGLTLTGVDEDERDMWQYKKFSDLNLCNTIALIVSIVAIGVSIITDQPAWLLLTSGGILLLSIVFSMLVPGLMKTVYPDRELPSASEKNFAKKLLDASDEGERFVMLQGYYKTFNTMNLSLIIALMLFILYSVGTGDSQLFSIFIVGLILIVTNAQYLLTIRNK, from the coding sequence ATGAGAATGATTATTTGGACACTTGTCGGTGCAGTAGTCGGATTCTTTGGAATGTATGCTGCGTTATCTATTGATTTCAAAGCAGGCTTTTCGCCTATTGGATTTGAGTTAAATATAGTGTTGATCGCCATCACTTTACTGCTCTTTGTCTTCATTGCGGTCAGTTCTACACAAATGAAAAAGAAAGCTGGTCTTACACTGACGGGTGTTGACGAAGACGAACGGGATATGTGGCAATATAAAAAATTCAGTGACCTGAACTTATGTAATACGATCGCACTGATTGTAAGTATTGTGGCAATAGGTGTCTCGATCATCACCGATCAGCCGGCATGGTTATTACTGACTTCCGGTGGGATTTTACTACTATCTATCGTGTTTTCCATGTTGGTGCCCGGTTTGATGAAAACTGTTTATCCCGACCGTGAGCTACCATCAGCTTCTGAAAAAAACTTTGCCAAGAAGCTGCTAGACGCTTCAGATGAAGGCGAGAGATTCGTTATGCTTCAAGGCTATTATAAAACGTTTAACACGATGAATCTGTCATTGATTATCGCATTAATGTTATTTATTCTGTATTCTGTGGGCACAGGTGACTCCCAGTTATTCTCTATTTTCATTGTAGGTCTCATACTGATTGTAACGAATGCACAGTATTTGCTAACCATTCGAAATAAATGA
- a CDS encoding DUF4385 domain-containing protein translates to MPFDYDLDYSTLDLRKQPELYRVGKGEQGVLLVEPYKSEILPHWRFKTPEIAKESADQICQLFEEYRKQDDFVGMDMARKFIQMGYTRARRYANHKSGRKYNEDGTVKARDMDPIKAESAKIFKERWDAIREDEDYIKRKKAHQKAYG, encoded by the coding sequence ATGCCCTTCGATTATGATTTGGATTACAGTACGTTAGATTTACGCAAACAGCCCGAATTATATAGAGTAGGAAAAGGTGAACAAGGTGTATTGTTAGTTGAGCCTTACAAAAGTGAAATTTTGCCTCATTGGCGTTTTAAGACGCCTGAAATTGCGAAAGAGTCCGCAGATCAAATTTGTCAGCTTTTTGAAGAATATCGAAAGCAGGATGACTTTGTCGGCATGGACATGGCACGTAAATTCATTCAAATGGGCTATACACGCGCTCGTCGTTACGCGAATCATAAAAGTGGACGGAAGTATAATGAAGACGGAACGGTAAAGGCGCGCGATATGGATCCGATCAAGGCAGAGTCTGCAAAGATTTTCAAAGAACGATGGGATGCAATTCGTGAAGATGAGGATTATATTAAGCGAAAAAAAGCACATCAGAAAGCATATGGATAA
- a CDS encoding transcriptional regulator — translation MRCSLEKALRYGDILEVMYEAKDGSISKRKIRVLTIHGKTFTAYCFLRNSKRTFLIDHVLAVVPVKVREAVVV, via the coding sequence GTGCGGTGTTCATTAGAAAAGGCGTTACGATATGGTGATATTCTCGAAGTGATGTATGAAGCGAAGGATGGTTCCATTAGCAAACGAAAAATCCGTGTACTGACTATACATGGCAAAACATTTACAGCATACTGTTTTTTGCGTAATTCCAAACGAACTTTCCTGATCGATCATGTACTGGCAGTTGTTCCTGTAAAAGTGAGAGAAGCGGTTGTAGTTTAA
- a CDS encoding DUF2254 domain-containing protein has translation MLKRLLLKMRESIWFIPSVYTILASIFAIATVLVDTKYNNDLKEYIPSYFRTTVDLAQTILGTLSGALLTMTTVTFSTIMVVLTMYSSQFSPRALQNFLNKSSTQRVLGIFMGGFVYTILSLLFMRKASINHEVISASVGVVLAVVCLAFFAFFIHNVGTSVQVSRLIRELTDDVLKSLNSERNGMKRKRVVWSDEKPFFAQSFPFVTEVRGEKYGYIQYIEYEKLTKWAIDHQAIVDVVKPIGAFCGTHTSIATVYSQKELSTDNLSSHFVLGEERSILQDVEYGIEKIVEIALRALSPGINDPNTAVRCIHSIGEVLQRATLLPGGIAVTYTEENKPCVVTVYPSSEDYFYAAFSQISYYGKEDASILNALLDALLYIARNAEDEKTKKLVLLMTNYAWNHFTHSVLEPLDSSRLQEKRQVIDELTK, from the coding sequence ATGCTCAAACGATTACTATTGAAGATGCGTGAAAGTATTTGGTTCATTCCAAGCGTGTATACGATTCTCGCATCTATTTTTGCGATTGCTACGGTATTAGTCGACACAAAGTATAATAATGACCTGAAAGAATACATACCTAGCTACTTCAGAACGACAGTAGATTTAGCGCAAACGATTTTAGGTACGTTATCAGGCGCATTGCTCACTATGACAACCGTCACGTTTTCGACGATCATGGTCGTGTTGACGATGTATTCTTCACAATTTTCACCACGAGCACTTCAGAATTTCTTGAACAAATCATCTACTCAACGTGTGTTAGGTATCTTTATGGGGGGCTTTGTCTACACCATACTGTCGTTACTATTCATGCGTAAAGCATCCATCAATCATGAAGTGATATCTGCTTCTGTCGGAGTCGTACTTGCAGTGGTTTGTTTAGCATTCTTCGCATTTTTCATACATAACGTCGGAACTTCGGTTCAAGTAAGTCGACTTATTCGTGAATTAACCGATGATGTTCTCAAATCGCTCAACAGTGAAAGAAATGGAATGAAAAGAAAGCGCGTCGTCTGGAGCGATGAAAAGCCTTTTTTTGCACAAAGCTTTCCATTTGTTACGGAAGTGAGGGGTGAAAAATATGGCTATATACAATATATCGAGTATGAGAAATTGACGAAATGGGCGATTGATCACCAAGCGATTGTGGATGTAGTAAAACCAATCGGCGCATTTTGTGGAACGCATACGAGTATTGCTACTGTATATTCTCAGAAAGAACTTTCTACTGACAACCTTTCATCGCATTTCGTATTAGGTGAAGAACGCTCGATTTTACAAGATGTAGAGTATGGGATCGAAAAAATTGTGGAAATCGCATTGCGAGCGCTATCACCAGGAATCAATGACCCGAATACTGCTGTCCGTTGTATTCATTCGATAGGGGAAGTGTTGCAGCGCGCTACTTTGTTACCAGGAGGAATTGCGGTGACGTATACGGAGGAGAACAAACCGTGTGTAGTGACGGTGTATCCAAGTTCAGAAGACTATTTCTATGCAGCGTTCAGCCAAATTAGTTATTACGGTAAAGAAGATGCAAGTATTCTCAATGCTTTATTGGACGCTCTTCTGTATATTGCACGTAATGCGGAAGATGAAAAAACGAAAAAACTCGTTTTGCTGATGACCAATTACGCGTGGAACCATTTCACTCATTCAGTACTTGAGCCCTTGGATAGCTCGCGGTTGCAAGAGAAACGTCAAGTGATAGACGAACTGACGAAGTAA
- a CDS encoding DNA-3-methyladenine glycosylase family protein, translated as MEILHITTQDPAVQSICAKDPKLKQLISLVGDMEIPLRTDYLSSIVRSMIGQQISVQAASAIYARLLDLLGGHITVDGLIKTSKEELREVGLTMRKSEYVKDLADKIANGDLDLLHIADYDDDTVLKQLINVKGIGKWTAEMFLVLSLGRPDVLAVDDVGIQRAAQWLYGVEKSERRQLLVEKSPLWAPERSIASHYLWEAIHLDFVQDYTSLEELIQTTNERK; from the coding sequence TTGGAAATACTTCACATAACTACACAGGATCCAGCAGTTCAATCTATTTGCGCAAAAGATCCTAAACTGAAACAGTTGATCTCGCTAGTTGGCGATATGGAAATACCTTTACGAACAGATTATTTATCGTCTATTGTTCGATCCATGATTGGGCAGCAGATCTCAGTACAAGCAGCGAGCGCGATTTACGCTCGGTTGCTCGATTTGCTTGGAGGGCATATAACGGTTGACGGGTTGATTAAGACGTCAAAAGAAGAGTTAAGAGAAGTAGGCTTAACTATGAGAAAATCCGAATATGTCAAGGACCTTGCGGATAAAATAGCAAATGGTGATCTGGATCTTCTCCATATCGCAGATTACGATGATGACACGGTTCTCAAACAATTAATCAATGTCAAAGGCATCGGTAAATGGACAGCAGAAATGTTTTTGGTTTTATCACTTGGCCGTCCAGACGTGCTTGCTGTCGATGACGTAGGAATCCAGCGAGCTGCACAGTGGCTGTATGGAGTGGAAAAGTCCGAACGACGTCAGCTACTCGTTGAGAAATCACCACTTTGGGCACCTGAACGTTCCATTGCGTCCCATTATTTATGGGAAGCCATTCATTTAGACTTTGTTCAAGATTATACATCGCTGGAGGAATTAATCCAAACGACAAATGAACGTAAATGA
- a CDS encoding RND transporter, producing the protein MKNKTNLKTINWSIFILVVLTAVITAILTLYDLYNTPSFGEAAQSRAEFRWGSLHIIILIIILVISVPLAIGWKRLFPFNIPIAIILVGFCYELFFLTFTTGWVGFLGTFGLLFAFLIGMILIISYLISFLIQRFRTTN; encoded by the coding sequence ATGAAGAATAAAACTAACTTGAAAACTATAAACTGGAGTATTTTCATATTAGTGGTATTGACGGCGGTTATTACTGCAATTCTCACGCTATATGACCTATATAATACCCCTTCCTTTGGTGAAGCTGCACAATCTCGTGCAGAATTCCGTTGGGGATCACTCCACATTATTATCTTGATCATCATATTGGTCATTTCTGTTCCTTTAGCAATAGGTTGGAAGCGTTTATTCCCGTTTAACATTCCAATTGCTATTATTCTGGTTGGTTTTTGTTATGAATTATTTTTTCTTACATTCACGACTGGATGGGTCGGTTTTCTAGGCACATTTGGCCTTCTTTTCGCTTTCTTAATAGGGATGATTTTAATAATTTCTTATTTAATTTCTTTTCTTATTCAACGTTTCAGAACTACAAATTAA